In Ovis aries strain OAR_USU_Benz2616 breed Rambouillet chromosome 14, ARS-UI_Ramb_v3.0, whole genome shotgun sequence, a single genomic region encodes these proteins:
- the LOC114117838 gene encoding putative killer cell immunoglobulin-like receptor like protein KIR3DP1 — protein sequence MCPTLLSLLSLGFSVSLRIWAAVGEHDKPSLSAWPSPMVPLGQTVALQCHFRSPLKIFRLFKTDGASVPELHGNHFNNFTLGPVTREHAGSYICSGFSKSLLGLSRHSDPLQIVVTGVSTKPSISAHPGPLVRAGENVTLRCHSSMLLDKFILHRKSSTGHFQRRGETFTGGHATADFPIGPMTLASAGTYRCYGSLRHSPYEWSAPSDPVDIIITGRSRKPSLSAQGGPVVRSGENVTLVCSSESAFDQLHLLKDGGNLGRPLAGVRGPFGARQAEFLLGPGTPAHSGVYRCYGSFTRSPYSWSDSSDPLFLSVTGSTTSSCPSTTDPHTSEEAPLPQEHSSTWFIVLGLSIAFTSTSIILSALVCRWCSTPNHVAIMEGEPMEDRTVNGEDSAAEDVIYAHLDLRTLSKRRSTPAPLRPMHPSAEPIIYEEFNINQDHAEP from the exons ATGTGCCCCACACTCCTCAGCCTCCTGAGTCTCG GATTCTCTGTGAGTCTGAGGATCTGGGCAGCTGTGG GTGAACATGACAAGCCCTCTTTGTCAGCCTGGCCAAGCCCCATGGTTCCCTTAGGACAGACTGTGGCTCTTCAGTGTCACTTCCGTTCTCCACTTAAGATATTCAGACTGTTCAAAACAGATGGGGCCAGTGTGCCCGAGCTCCATGGAAATCATTTCAACAACTTCACACTTGGCCCGGTGACCAGAGAACATGCCGGGTCCTACATATGTTCTGGATTCTCCAAGTCTCTCCTCGGGTTATCCAGACATAGTGACCCCCTGCAGATTGTGGTCACAG GTGTGTCCACAAAACCCTCCATCTCAGCCCACCCAGGCCCCCTCGTTCGTGCAGGAGAGAATGTGACCCTCCGCTGTCACTCATCGATGCTGCTTGACAAATTTATCCTGCACAGAAAAAGCAGCACAGGGCATTTCCAGAGACGTGGAGAGACGTTCACTGGTGGGCATGCCACAGCTGACTTCCCCATTGGCCCCATGACTTTGGCGAGTGCGGGCACCTACAGATGCTATGGGTCCCTCAGACACTCCCCCTATGAGTGGTCAGCCCCAAGCGACCCCGTGGACATCATCATCACAG GTCGGTCCAGGAAACCCTCTCTCTCAGCCCAGGGAGGCCCCGTGGTGAGGTCAGGAGAGAACGTGACCTTGGTCTGCAGCTCCGAGAGCGCCTTTGACCAGCTCCATCTGCTCAAGGATGGGGGAAACCTTGGGCGCCCACTCGCTGGAGTGCGGGGCCCCTTTGGAGCACGCCAGGCAGAGTTCCTTCTGGGTCCTGGGACCCCAGCCCACAGCGGGGTCTACAGGTGCTACGGCTCCTTCACTCGCTCTCCCTACTCGTGGTCAGACTCCAGCGACCCACTGTTCCTGTCTGTCACAG GATCCACTACAAGTAGTTGCCCGTCAACCACGGATCCACACACCTcagaag AAGCACCGCTTCCTCAAGAACACTCCAGCACATGGTTCATTGTCCTTGGGCTCTCCATAGCCTTCACCTCTACCAGCATCATCCTCTCTGCTCTTGTCTGTCGCTGGTGTTCTACCCCAAATC ATGTTGCCATCATGGAAGGAGAGCCCATGGAAGACAGAACAGTGAACGGCGAG GACTCTGCAGCAGAAGACGTGATATACGCTCACTTGGACCTCAGGACCCTCTCCAAGAGACGGTCCACTCCTGCTCCCCTGAGGCCCATGCACCCCTCTGCCGAGCCCATTATCTATGAGGAATTCAACATAAACCAAGACCATGCTGAGCCCTGA